The Streptomyces phaeolivaceus genome has a window encoding:
- a CDS encoding phosphatase PAP2 family protein → MRTELKPTRLDRVFSRLDREPERPAHIDVPVMTRHRVVLFGSTLAFYVAIVWAVVITSWLVRLDWQIMFFRPYQQWQQIHAFLDYYVVLGQRGPTAVMVAAWLGWRSWRQHTLRPMLALGVSLLLLNITVGAAKIGMGRLGPHYATEIGSNEMWLGGDIFPSGHTANAVVTWGILAYLASTPRARRWLSALSAVISLGVGLTTVYLGTHWLSDVLLGWAAGLLIMLALPWFEPLIARAEAWLFSLRDSWRDRRTAPVPATAPTPTAVGTAPLRAPGEEPATVRETGVAARAAHPPIVPLHLAPGPHLSRSERAPVTPTGSRRPPHADRVAHNATSARPLAGG, encoded by the coding sequence GTGCGTACCGAACTAAAGCCGACCCGTCTGGACCGGGTCTTCTCCAGGCTGGACCGTGAGCCGGAACGACCGGCCCACATCGATGTGCCGGTGATGACCAGGCACCGGGTGGTGCTCTTCGGCTCCACCCTGGCCTTCTACGTGGCCATCGTGTGGGCCGTCGTGATCACCTCGTGGCTGGTCCGGCTCGACTGGCAGATCATGTTCTTCCGGCCGTACCAGCAGTGGCAGCAGATCCACGCCTTCCTGGACTACTACGTCGTCCTGGGCCAGCGCGGCCCCACCGCCGTGATGGTCGCCGCCTGGCTGGGCTGGCGCTCGTGGAGACAGCACACCCTGCGCCCGATGCTGGCGCTCGGTGTCTCGCTGCTGTTGCTGAACATCACGGTCGGTGCCGCCAAGATCGGCATGGGCCGCCTCGGCCCGCACTACGCCACCGAGATCGGCTCCAACGAGATGTGGCTGGGCGGCGACATATTTCCTTCGGGACACACCGCCAACGCCGTGGTGACCTGGGGAATCCTGGCCTATCTGGCGTCGACGCCGAGGGCCAGGCGCTGGCTGTCCGCGCTGTCCGCCGTGATCTCGCTCGGCGTCGGCCTCACCACCGTCTACCTCGGTACGCACTGGTTGAGCGACGTCCTGCTGGGCTGGGCCGCCGGTCTGCTGATCATGCTGGCGCTGCCCTGGTTCGAGCCGCTGATCGCCCGCGCCGAGGCCTGGCTCTTCTCGCTGCGGGACTCCTGGCGCGACCGCCGTACGGCGCCCGTGCCGGCGACCGCGCCGACGCCCACCGCCGTGGGGACGGCCCCGCTGCGGGCGCCCGGCGAGGAGCCCGCGACCGTCCGGGAGACCGGTGTCGCGGCCCGTGCCGCGCACCCGCCGATCGTGCCGCTGCATCTGGCCCCCGGACCGCATCTGAGCAGGTCGGAGCGGGCCCCGGTGACCCCGACCGGCTCCCGCCGACCGCCCCACGCGGACCGGGTCGCGCACAACGCGACCTCGGCCCGACCGCTGGCGGGCGGCTGA
- a CDS encoding I78 family peptidase inhibitor: MAPIPTPSEEPRDDPDAYVGLEAPNAERRAAERGWSTVRKLPPGAIVTMEYRFGRLNLEVEDGRVRRAWKG, encoded by the coding sequence ATGGCACCCATTCCCACCCCTTCCGAAGAGCCCCGGGACGACCCCGACGCCTACGTCGGTCTGGAGGCGCCGAACGCCGAGCGCCGCGCCGCGGAACGCGGCTGGTCCACGGTCAGAAAGCTGCCGCCGGGCGCGATCGTCACCATGGAGTACCGCTTCGGGCGGCTGAACCTGGAGGTCGAGGACGGCCGGGTGAGGCGCGCCTGGAAGGGCTGA
- the ctaD gene encoding aa3-type cytochrome oxidase subunit I, translating to MGTETVQAPARPVRARKPGRVVVDWLTTTDHKKIGHLYLVTSFLFFLAAGLMALVMRAELARPGTQIVDNTQFNQLFTLHGTIMLLLFATPTFAGFANEIMPLQIGAPDVAFPRLNMLSYWLFLFGGLIVMGSLLVPSGPADFGWFAYAPLNSLERSPGIGADMWIMGLALAGFGTILGAVNFLTTIVGMRAPGMTMFRMPIFTWNTLFTSILILMAFPVLAAALLVLEADRRFGSRVFDAANGGALLWQHLFWFFGHPEVYIIALPFFGIITEIIPVFSRKPIFGYLTLVGATMAITGLSIVVWAHHMFATGAVLLPFFSFMSFLIAVPTGVKFFNWTGTMLKGSLSFETPMLWATGFLVSFLFGGLTGVILASPPMDFHVTDSYFVVAHFHYVVFGTVVFATFAGFSFWWPKFTGKMLDERLGKMHFWTLFVGFHTTFLVQHWLGAEGMPRRYADYLAADGFTALNTVSTIGAFLLGLSTLPFLYNVWKTSRYGVKVDVDDPWGYGRSLEWATSCPPPRHNFVTLPRVRSESPAFDLHHPAFAAITPPQTRKGQEGTPHPRFGQERPTGGPEGS from the coding sequence ATGGGGACCGAGACCGTACAGGCGCCGGCACGACCCGTGCGGGCGAGGAAGCCGGGACGTGTCGTGGTCGACTGGCTGACCACCACGGACCACAAGAAGATCGGCCACCTCTATCTGGTCACGTCGTTCCTGTTCTTCCTGGCGGCCGGTCTGATGGCGCTGGTGATGCGCGCCGAGCTGGCCCGGCCGGGCACCCAGATCGTGGACAACACACAGTTCAACCAGTTGTTCACCCTGCACGGCACGATCATGCTGCTGCTCTTCGCGACACCGACCTTCGCCGGCTTCGCCAACGAGATCATGCCCTTGCAGATCGGCGCGCCCGATGTCGCCTTCCCCCGGCTGAACATGCTGTCGTACTGGCTGTTCCTGTTCGGCGGGCTGATCGTGATGGGCTCGCTGCTGGTGCCGTCGGGGCCCGCCGACTTCGGCTGGTTCGCCTACGCGCCGCTGAACAGTCTGGAGCGGTCGCCGGGGATCGGGGCCGACATGTGGATCATGGGGCTGGCCCTGGCCGGGTTCGGGACGATCCTCGGCGCGGTGAACTTCCTGACCACGATCGTCGGGATGCGCGCGCCCGGGATGACGATGTTCCGGATGCCGATCTTCACCTGGAACACGCTGTTCACGTCGATCCTGATCCTGATGGCGTTCCCGGTGCTCGCCGCCGCGCTGCTGGTCCTGGAGGCGGACCGGCGGTTCGGATCGCGGGTGTTCGACGCGGCCAACGGCGGGGCGCTGCTGTGGCAGCACCTGTTCTGGTTCTTCGGGCACCCGGAGGTCTACATCATCGCGCTGCCGTTCTTCGGGATCATCACGGAGATCATCCCGGTCTTCAGCCGCAAGCCGATCTTCGGCTATCTGACGCTGGTCGGGGCGACGATGGCGATCACCGGGCTGTCGATCGTGGTGTGGGCGCACCACATGTTCGCCACGGGCGCGGTGCTGCTGCCGTTCTTCTCGTTCATGAGCTTCCTGATCGCCGTGCCGACGGGCGTGAAGTTCTTCAACTGGACGGGGACGATGCTGAAGGGCTCGCTGTCGTTCGAGACACCGATGCTGTGGGCGACCGGCTTCCTGGTGTCGTTCCTGTTCGGCGGTCTGACCGGGGTGATCCTGGCGTCACCGCCGATGGACTTCCATGTCACGGACTCGTACTTCGTGGTCGCGCACTTCCACTACGTCGTCTTCGGCACGGTCGTCTTCGCCACCTTCGCCGGGTTCTCCTTCTGGTGGCCCAAGTTCACCGGGAAGATGCTCGACGAGCGGCTCGGCAAGATGCACTTCTGGACGCTGTTCGTCGGCTTCCACACCACGTTCCTGGTGCAGCACTGGCTGGGCGCCGAGGGCATGCCCCGGCGGTACGCGGACTATCTGGCCGCCGACGGCTTCACCGCGCTCAACACCGTCTCGACGATCGGCGCGTTCCTGCTGGGCCTGTCCACGCTGCCGTTCCTCTACAACGTCTGGAAGACGTCCCGGTACGGGGTGAAGGTCGACGTCGACGACCCCTGGGGGTACGGCCGGTCGCTGGAGTGGGCGACGTCGTGTCCGCCGCCCCGCCACAACTTCGTGACGCTGCCCCGGGTCCGCTCGGAGTCCCCGGCGTTCGACCTGCACCACCCGGCGTTCGCGGCGATCACGCCACCTCAGACCCGGAAGGGGCAGGAGGGGACACCGCATCCCCGGTTCGGTCAAGAGCGGCCGACAGGCGGTCCCGAAGGGTCCTGA
- a CDS encoding helix-turn-helix transcriptional regulator, producing MLETSARLLRLLSLLQSHREWSGSELAGRLGVTARTVRRDVDRLRELGYPVNASPGTGGGYQLGAGAELPPLLLDDEEAVAVAVGLRSAAGQGIDGIGESSVRALAKLEQVLPSRLRRRVSALNAFTVPLLRGPQLSTIDPAVLTELANACRDAERLRFEYRDHGGATTRRTVEPHRLVCTERRWYLVAWDVERAGWRTFRVDRVTPTPPHGPRFTPREPPAEDLAAYVSRGVSTRAYASHAVVRLLVPLQEAAARVSPSAGTLEPYDEHSCLLRTGAPSLDVMAIHVMMTGVDFEVVEPEALTETIRTLRDRLSAALDRTGDAVSPPAPSGSEVA from the coding sequence ATGTTGGAGACATCGGCAAGGCTGCTGCGGCTGCTCTCGCTCCTGCAGTCCCACCGCGAATGGTCCGGCTCGGAGCTGGCCGGCCGGCTCGGCGTGACCGCGCGCACGGTCCGCCGGGACGTGGACCGGCTGCGCGAGCTGGGCTACCCGGTCAACGCCAGCCCCGGCACCGGCGGCGGCTACCAGCTCGGCGCCGGTGCCGAACTGCCGCCGCTGCTCCTCGACGACGAGGAGGCGGTCGCGGTGGCCGTCGGCCTGCGCTCGGCCGCCGGGCAGGGCATCGACGGCATCGGCGAGTCCTCCGTACGCGCCCTCGCCAAACTCGAACAGGTGCTGCCGAGCCGGCTGCGCCGCCGGGTGAGCGCCCTGAACGCCTTCACCGTGCCGCTGCTGCGCGGCCCCCAGCTCTCCACGATCGACCCGGCCGTCCTCACCGAACTCGCGAACGCCTGCCGGGACGCCGAGCGGCTGCGCTTCGAGTACCGCGACCACGGCGGCGCCACCACCCGCCGTACCGTCGAGCCGCACCGCCTGGTGTGCACCGAGCGCCGCTGGTACCTGGTCGCCTGGGACGTCGAGCGGGCCGGCTGGCGCACCTTCCGCGTGGACCGGGTCACGCCCACGCCACCGCACGGCCCGCGCTTCACCCCGCGCGAGCCACCGGCCGAGGACCTCGCCGCGTACGTCTCCCGAGGCGTCTCCACGCGCGCGTACGCCTCGCACGCCGTCGTACGGCTGCTGGTGCCCCTCCAGGAGGCCGCCGCGCGGGTCTCGCCGTCGGCGGGCACCCTGGAGCCCTACGACGAGCACAGCTGTCTGCTGCGCACCGGGGCCCCGAGCCTCGATGTGATGGCCATCCACGTGATGATGACCGGCGTCGACTTCGAGGTCGTCGAGCCGGAGGCGCTGACGGAGACGATCAGGACCCTTCGGGACCGCCTGTCGGCCGCTCTTGACCGAACCGGGGATGCGGTGTCCCCTCCTGCCCCTTCCGGGTCTGAGGTGGCGTGA
- a CDS encoding glycosyltransferase family 4 protein: protein MHISFLIHNAYGIGGTIRTTYNLANTLAEQHDVEIVSVFRHRDEPVFDVSPKVRLRGLVDIREGGADKGHADLERPAKVFPRAEGRHHQYSALTDRRIAEHLASVDADVLVGTRPGLNVHLARQARRGPIRVGQEHLTLDSHSSALRATLRGVYPRLDALTTTTEADARAYGAKMRLPGVQVRAVPNPVPAPGIDPADGTGKWVVAAGRLAPVKRYDLLIKAFDKVREERPDWRLRIYGGGKQKDRLRALVDKLGLYNHVYLMGPANPIEPEWAKGSIAAVTSSLESFGMTIVEAMRCGLPVVSTNCPHGPGEIIDDGVDGRLVKVGNVKAIAGGLLELINDDDKRQRMAHAALEDSERFDPARIAERYETLFGGLVARGGASSVGRMRGSLHRTRGALLGGAYAVRDAGRTAFKKGRTA, encoded by the coding sequence ATGCACATTTCATTCCTCATACACAACGCGTACGGGATCGGCGGGACGATCCGCACGACGTACAACCTTGCGAACACCCTGGCAGAACAGCACGACGTGGAGATCGTCTCCGTCTTCCGCCACCGCGACGAGCCCGTCTTCGACGTGAGCCCGAAGGTCCGGCTGCGCGGCCTGGTCGACATCCGGGAGGGCGGCGCCGACAAGGGCCACGCCGACCTGGAGCGTCCCGCCAAGGTCTTCCCGCGCGCCGAGGGCCGTCACCACCAGTACAGCGCCCTGACCGACCGGCGGATCGCCGAGCACCTCGCCTCGGTCGACGCCGACGTCCTGGTCGGCACCCGCCCCGGGCTGAACGTGCACCTGGCCCGGCAGGCACGTCGCGGCCCGATCCGGGTCGGCCAGGAGCATCTGACGCTCGACAGCCACTCCTCGGCCCTGCGCGCCACCCTGCGCGGCGTCTACCCGAGGCTCGACGCCCTCACCACGACCACCGAGGCCGACGCGCGCGCGTACGGCGCGAAGATGCGGCTGCCCGGCGTCCAGGTGCGGGCCGTGCCCAACCCGGTGCCCGCGCCCGGCATCGACCCGGCCGACGGCACCGGCAAATGGGTCGTGGCCGCCGGGCGGCTCGCCCCCGTGAAGCGCTACGACCTGCTCATCAAGGCCTTCGACAAGGTCCGCGAGGAGCGCCCCGACTGGCGGCTGCGGATCTACGGCGGCGGCAAGCAGAAGGACAGACTCCGCGCCCTCGTCGACAAGTTGGGCCTCTACAACCATGTCTATCTGATGGGCCCGGCCAACCCCATCGAGCCCGAGTGGGCCAAGGGCTCCATCGCGGCCGTCACCTCCAGCCTGGAGTCGTTCGGCATGACCATCGTCGAGGCCATGCGCTGCGGACTGCCGGTGGTCTCCACCAACTGCCCGCACGGGCCCGGCGAGATCATCGACGACGGCGTCGACGGCCGCCTGGTCAAGGTCGGCAACGTCAAGGCCATCGCCGGCGGTCTGTTGGAACTCATCAACGACGACGACAAGCGGCAGCGGATGGCGCACGCCGCGCTGGAGGACTCCGAGCGCTTCGACCCGGCCCGGATCGCCGAGCGCTACGAGACGCTCTTCGGCGGCCTCGTCGCCCGCGGCGGCGCCTCCTCGGTGGGCCGGATGCGTGGCTCCCTGCACCGCACCCGCGGCGCCCTGCTCGGTGGCGCGTACGCCGTTCGGGATGCCGGACGAACCGCTTTCAAGAAGGGGCGCACCGCATGA
- a CDS encoding ABC transporter substrate-binding protein: MRLRVRAAETAAAGLLLLLATACGSRLPESDFERRDTAAATAPATAEPLRVGIITSVTSPVGGSAFTGPRDGAKAWFAALNARGGVDGRRVEVRECDDGGSGVGNNECVHELVEEDDVVALVATTALDYAGASRVARARVPDIGGQPIGPAYDTYPYLYSVYGSLAPRHGTTGWDGEQYGGTEVYRYFEREHGARTAAVVSYNQSASAAYARLVVQGLKAEGYRVVTEQVDFALPNFRAAAADIKEQGADLVFDAIDGHGNARLCEALDDVGAEITAKVTNVQNWTSSVAEDYKDAPRCRNALWATGSSRNFADDGDAAVREFRDATKGLETHSQWQLEGWAAAMWFTDAARSCAGAPEGVTRACVDRFMNRAEPYSADGLLVPVRFERLAEPPKTRRTCVSVARWQDGKGWLSQGDMNDNCFDVPQLPYRP, from the coding sequence ATGCGACTCCGGGTCCGGGCTGCTGAGACGGCCGCCGCCGGTCTGCTGCTGCTCCTGGCGACGGCCTGCGGCAGCCGGCTCCCGGAGAGCGACTTCGAGCGCCGGGACACCGCCGCGGCCACGGCTCCGGCGACCGCCGAGCCGCTGCGCGTCGGGATCATCACCAGCGTCACCAGCCCGGTGGGCGGGTCCGCGTTCACCGGGCCGCGCGACGGGGCGAAGGCCTGGTTCGCCGCGCTCAACGCGCGCGGTGGCGTCGACGGCCGCCGGGTCGAGGTCCGGGAGTGCGACGACGGCGGCAGCGGCGTCGGCAACAACGAGTGTGTGCACGAACTCGTCGAGGAGGACGACGTGGTGGCGCTGGTCGCCACCACCGCCCTCGACTACGCGGGCGCCTCCCGTGTCGCACGCGCGCGCGTGCCCGACATCGGCGGCCAGCCCATCGGCCCGGCGTACGACACCTATCCGTACCTGTACAGCGTCTACGGCAGCCTCGCGCCCCGACACGGCACGACCGGCTGGGACGGGGAGCAGTACGGCGGCACCGAGGTGTACCGCTACTTCGAGCGCGAGCACGGCGCCCGCACAGCCGCCGTGGTCTCCTACAACCAGTCCGCGTCGGCCGCCTACGCCCGCCTGGTCGTCCAGGGGCTGAAGGCCGAGGGGTACCGGGTCGTCACCGAGCAGGTCGACTTCGCGCTGCCCAACTTCCGCGCGGCGGCGGCCGACATCAAGGAGCAGGGCGCCGACCTGGTCTTCGACGCCATCGACGGGCACGGCAACGCCCGGCTCTGCGAGGCGCTGGACGACGTGGGCGCCGAGATCACCGCCAAGGTCACCAACGTCCAGAACTGGACCTCCTCGGTCGCCGAGGACTACAAGGACGCCCCGCGCTGCCGCAACGCCCTGTGGGCCACCGGCTCCAGCCGCAACTTCGCGGACGACGGCGACGCGGCCGTACGGGAGTTCCGGGACGCCACGAAGGGGCTGGAGACCCATTCCCAGTGGCAGTTGGAGGGCTGGGCCGCCGCGATGTGGTTCACGGACGCGGCGCGCTCCTGCGCGGGGGCCCCGGAAGGCGTCACGCGCGCGTGCGTCGACCGGTTCATGAACCGCGCCGAGCCCTACAGCGCCGACGGACTGCTCGTCCCGGTCCGCTTCGAGCGGCTCGCCGAGCCCCCGAAGACCCGCAGGACCTGTGTGTCGGTGGCCCGCTGGCAGGACGGGAAGGGGTGGCTGAGCCAGGGGGACATGAACGACAACTGCTTCGACGTGCCCCAACTCCCCTACAGGCCCTGA
- a CDS encoding ATP-binding cassette domain-containing protein: protein MTLLSLRDARVRYGPLEALHGLTLAAPGPGLTVLLGRNGSGRTTALRALAGTVPLSGGAVVWDGADVTRTPAYERARRGLVLVPERRAVFGSLTVRENLALAAPDLPYALDAFPPLEPLLARRAGTLSGGEQRMLALARALSARARVVLVDEPTQGMSPAVAARTYELLGRLDACVVVAEQRLPPVLRGVPGVLVYELRRGALAFAGEAVELA, encoded by the coding sequence ATGACCCTCCTCTCCCTGCGCGACGCCCGCGTCCGCTACGGCCCCCTGGAGGCCCTGCACGGCCTCACCCTCGCCGCCCCGGGCCCCGGCCTCACCGTGCTGCTCGGCCGCAACGGCTCCGGCCGTACGACCGCGCTGCGGGCCCTCGCCGGCACGGTCCCGCTCTCCGGCGGGGCCGTCGTGTGGGACGGGGCCGACGTCACCCGGACCCCCGCGTACGAACGGGCCCGGCGAGGCCTCGTCCTCGTACCGGAGCGCCGGGCCGTCTTCGGTTCGCTGACCGTGCGCGAGAACCTCGCACTCGCCGCGCCGGACCTGCCGTACGCCCTGGACGCCTTTCCGCCGCTCGAACCCCTGCTCGCGCGCCGCGCGGGCACCCTCTCCGGGGGCGAGCAGCGCATGCTCGCCCTCGCCCGTGCCCTGTCGGCCCGCGCGCGTGTGGTCCTCGTCGACGAGCCGACCCAGGGCATGTCACCGGCGGTCGCGGCCCGTACGTACGAGCTGCTGGGCCGCCTCGACGCGTGCGTGGTCGTCGCCGAGCAGCGGCTGCCGCCGGTGCTGCGGGGCGTACCGGGCGTACTCGTGTACGAACTCCGGCGCGGGGCACTGGCGTTCGCCGGTGAGGCGGTCGAACTCGCCTGA
- a CDS encoding LysM peptidoglycan-binding domain-containing protein, with translation MPGCGCADTTRGGTRRTRTAAVLAGAALLAPLGLLAVTGSASAADSGVWDRIAKCESGGDWHINTGNGYYGGLQFAASTWRAYGGTAYAATADKASKSQQIAVATKVQRAQGWGAWPTCSGRAGASGGAPAAPSTGSGKTDKARESVRQAPAKVPSRPSAHPDRGASRGDYTVRQGDTLSGIATRHGTTWRQVYAANRAVVGADPNLIVPGQRLDL, from the coding sequence ATGCCTGGATGTGGATGCGCCGACACCACCCGCGGCGGCACTCGCAGGACGCGTACGGCGGCGGTTCTCGCCGGGGCGGCACTGCTCGCCCCGCTCGGGCTCCTGGCCGTCACCGGCAGTGCCTCGGCGGCCGACAGCGGGGTGTGGGACCGCATCGCCAAGTGCGAGAGCGGCGGCGACTGGCACATCAACACCGGCAACGGCTACTACGGCGGACTCCAGTTCGCCGCCTCCACCTGGCGCGCCTACGGCGGCACGGCCTACGCGGCCACGGCCGACAAGGCCTCCAAGTCCCAGCAGATCGCCGTCGCCACCAAGGTGCAGCGCGCGCAGGGCTGGGGAGCGTGGCCCACCTGCTCCGGCCGCGCCGGAGCCTCCGGCGGCGCGCCGGCCGCGCCCTCCACCGGGTCCGGGAAGACCGACAAGGCTCGGGAATCCGTGCGGCAGGCCCCCGCGAAGGTGCCGTCGCGTCCCTCCGCCCACCCGGACCGCGGCGCGTCCCGCGGTGACTACACCGTCCGGCAGGGCGACACCCTGAGCGGCATCGCCACCCGGCACGGGACCACCTGGCGGCAGGTCTACGCCGCGAACAGGGCCGTCGTCGGCGCCGACCCCAACCTGATCGTCCCCGGGCAGCGCCTCGACCTCTGA
- the der gene encoding ribosome biogenesis GTPase Der: MNDQFPSEHEHGELGDAEYAEFMELAAVEGFDVEDVEGAIEEAGHGPLPVLAVVGRPNVGKSTLVNRIIGRREAVVEDKPGVTRDRVTYEAEWAGRRFKVVDTGGWEQDVLGIDASVAAQAEYAIEAADAVVFVVDAKVGVTDTDEAVVRLLRKAGKPVVLCANKVDGPSGEADATALWSLGIGEPHPVSSLHGRGTGDMLDAVLEALPEAPEQSFGTAVGGPRRIALIGRPNVGKSSLLNKVANEERVVVNEIAGTTRDPVDELIELGGVVWKFVDTAGIRKRVHLQQGADYYASLRTAAAVEKAEVAVILIDASESISVQDQRIVTMAVEAGRAMVIAYNKWDTLDEERRYYLEREIETEFGQVAWAPRVNVSARTGRHMEKLVPAIETALAGWETRVPTGRLNAFLGELVAAHPHPIRGGKQPRILFGTQAGTKPPRFVLFASGFIEAGYRRFIERRLREEFGFDGTPIHISVRVREKRGKKK, from the coding sequence ATGAACGACCAGTTTCCCTCCGAGCACGAGCACGGAGAGCTTGGCGACGCCGAGTACGCGGAGTTCATGGAGCTCGCCGCGGTAGAGGGCTTCGACGTCGAGGACGTCGAGGGCGCCATCGAGGAGGCGGGCCACGGCCCGCTGCCCGTCCTCGCCGTCGTCGGCCGTCCGAACGTCGGCAAGTCGACCCTGGTGAACCGCATCATCGGCCGCCGCGAGGCGGTCGTCGAGGACAAGCCCGGCGTCACCCGCGACCGTGTCACCTACGAGGCCGAGTGGGCGGGCCGCCGCTTCAAGGTCGTCGACACCGGCGGCTGGGAGCAGGACGTCCTCGGCATCGACGCCTCCGTCGCCGCCCAGGCCGAGTACGCCATCGAGGCCGCCGACGCGGTCGTCTTCGTCGTCGACGCCAAGGTCGGCGTCACCGACACCGACGAGGCCGTCGTCCGGCTGCTCCGCAAGGCGGGCAAGCCCGTGGTGCTCTGCGCCAACAAGGTCGACGGCCCGAGCGGCGAGGCCGACGCGACCGCGCTGTGGTCCCTCGGCATCGGCGAGCCGCACCCGGTCTCCTCGCTGCACGGCCGCGGCACCGGCGACATGCTGGACGCCGTCCTGGAGGCCCTGCCGGAGGCGCCCGAGCAGAGCTTCGGCACCGCCGTCGGCGGCCCGCGCCGGATCGCGCTCATCGGCCGTCCGAACGTCGGCAAGTCCTCGCTCCTCAACAAGGTGGCGAACGAGGAGCGCGTCGTCGTCAACGAGATCGCGGGCACCACCCGCGACCCGGTCGACGAGCTGATCGAACTCGGCGGTGTCGTCTGGAAGTTCGTCGACACGGCGGGCATCCGCAAGCGGGTCCACCTCCAGCAGGGCGCCGACTACTACGCCTCGCTGCGCACCGCCGCCGCCGTCGAGAAGGCGGAGGTGGCCGTCATCCTCATCGACGCCTCCGAGTCCATCTCGGTGCAGGACCAGCGGATCGTGACGATGGCCGTCGAGGCGGGCCGCGCGATGGTCATCGCGTACAACAAGTGGGACACCCTCGACGAGGAGCGCCGCTACTACCTGGAGCGGGAGATCGAGACCGAGTTCGGCCAGGTCGCCTGGGCTCCCCGGGTCAATGTCTCGGCGCGCACCGGCCGGCACATGGAGAAGCTGGTCCCCGCGATCGAGACCGCCCTCGCCGGCTGGGAGACCCGCGTCCCGACGGGCCGGCTGAACGCCTTCCTCGGTGAGCTGGTCGCCGCCCACCCGCACCCGATCCGGGGCGGCAAGCAGCCCCGCATCCTCTTCGGCACCCAGGCCGGCACCAAGCCGCCGCGCTTCGTCCTCTTCGCCTCCGGCTTCATCGAGGCGGGCTACCGCCGCTTCATCGAGCGCCGCCTGCGCGAGGAGTTCGGCTTCGACGGCACCCCGATCCACATCTCGGTACGGGTGCGCGAGAAGCGCGGCAAGAAGAAGTAG
- a CDS encoding lysophospholipid acyltransferase family protein — protein MRRHPRRGEAGGEVSEASAERAPSSRATPAGTTSAEVPSPIGAEVGRRIGVGLMYGLWKPRVLGAWKVPATGPVILAPNHSHIVDGPMVIGVAPRASHFLVKKEAFIGPLGPFMRAVGQVEVDRTTADRTAITRALAVLAGGGVLGIFPEGTRGEGDFASLRAGLSYFAVRSGAPIVPVAVLGSTERRGRLIKGLPPLRSRVDIVFGDPFEAGDGSGRRTRKALDEATVRIQRQLGAHLDHARRLTGRR, from the coding sequence GTGCGTCGTCACCCTCGTCGAGGAGAAGCGGGCGGGGAAGTGAGCGAGGCCTCCGCGGAGCGGGCCCCGTCGTCCCGGGCGACCCCGGCCGGGACGACATCGGCCGAGGTTCCCTCGCCGATCGGCGCCGAGGTGGGCCGGCGTATCGGCGTCGGTCTGATGTACGGGCTGTGGAAGCCGCGGGTGCTGGGCGCCTGGAAGGTCCCCGCGACCGGCCCGGTGATCCTCGCCCCCAACCACTCCCACATCGTCGACGGCCCGATGGTCATCGGCGTGGCGCCCCGGGCCTCGCACTTCCTGGTCAAGAAGGAGGCGTTCATCGGTCCGCTCGGCCCGTTCATGCGCGCCGTCGGCCAGGTCGAGGTGGACCGTACCACCGCCGACCGCACCGCCATCACCCGCGCGCTCGCCGTCCTGGCGGGCGGCGGTGTGCTCGGTATCTTCCCGGAGGGCACCCGGGGCGAGGGCGACTTCGCCTCGCTGCGGGCCGGGCTCTCCTACTTCGCCGTGCGCAGCGGCGCGCCGATCGTCCCGGTCGCCGTCCTGGGAAGCACGGAGCGGCGGGGACGGTTGATCAAGGGGCTGCCTCCGCTGCGCTCCCGCGTCGACATCGTCTTCGGCGACCCGTTCGAGGCGGGCGACGGCAGCGGACGGCGGACCCGCAAGGCACTCGACGAGGCGACCGTGCGCATCCAGCGGCAGCTCGGCGCACACCTGGACCATGCCCGGCGGCTCACCGGCCGCCGGTAA
- the cmk gene encoding (d)CMP kinase: MERATVIVAIDGPSGTGKSSTSKAVAAQLGLSYLDTGAQYRAITWWMVTNGIDIEDPSAIAAVAGKPEIVSGTDPSGPTITVDGTDVAGPIRTQDVTSKVSAVSAVPEVRARITELQRSIASGAENGIVVEGRDIGTTVLPDADLKIFLTASPEARAARRSGELKGSDVQQTREALLKRDAADSSRKTSPLAKADDAVEVDTSDLTLQQVIECVVTLVEEKRAGK, from the coding sequence GTGGAACGCGCCACAGTGATCGTTGCCATCGACGGCCCCTCCGGCACGGGCAAGTCGAGCACCTCGAAGGCCGTGGCCGCGCAGCTCGGGCTGAGCTATCTGGACACGGGCGCCCAGTACCGGGCGATCACCTGGTGGATGGTCACCAACGGCATCGACATAGAGGACCCCTCCGCGATCGCCGCCGTGGCGGGCAAGCCGGAGATCGTCTCGGGCACCGACCCGTCCGGGCCGACCATCACCGTCGACGGCACCGATGTCGCCGGACCCATCCGCACCCAGGACGTCACTTCCAAGGTCAGCGCCGTCAGCGCGGTACCGGAGGTGCGGGCGCGGATCACCGAGCTGCAGCGGTCCATCGCGTCGGGCGCGGAGAACGGCATCGTCGTCGAGGGCCGCGACATCGGCACGACCGTCCTGCCGGACGCCGACCTGAAGATCTTCCTCACCGCCTCCCCGGAGGCCCGTGCCGCCCGCCGCAGCGGTGAGCTGAAGGGCTCCGACGTCCAGCAGACCCGCGAGGCGCTGCTCAAGCGGGACGCGGCCGACTCCAGCCGGAAGACCTCGCCGCTCGCCAAGGCGGACGACGCGGTCGAGGTGGACACCTCGGACCTCACCCTCCAGCAGGTCATCGAGTGCGTCGTCACCCTCGTCGAGGAGAAGCGGGCGGGGAAGTGA